The Podarcis muralis chromosome 10, rPodMur119.hap1.1, whole genome shotgun sequence genome includes a region encoding these proteins:
- the NDUFA5 gene encoding NADH dehydrogenase [ubiquinone] 1 alpha subcomplex subunit 5, translated as MAGVLKKTTGLVGLAVCEAPHERLRVLYSKILAALDSMPKDASYRKYTENIVNERLDIVKTEPDVQKLESKINGGQIEEVILQAESELSLARKMVQWRPWEPLVEEPPSDQWKWPI; from the exons ATGGCCGGAGTCCTGAAGAAG ACCACTGGACTAGTTGGGCTAGCTGTATGTGAGGCACCACATGAG CGCCTCCGGGTACTCTACTCAAAAATCCTTGCTGCTCTGGATAGTATGCCCAAAGATGCATCATATAGGAAGTATACGGAGAACATTGTAAATGAGCGGCTTGATATAGTAAAAACA GAACCTGATGTGCAAAAACTGGAAAGTAAAATCAATGGTGGACAGATAGAAGAAGTGATTTTGCAG gCTGAAAGTGAGCTCAGCCTAGCCAGGAAAATGGTGCAATGGCGACCCTGGGAGCCTTTGGTTGAAGAACCTCCGTCTGATCAGTGGAAATGGCCAATATAG